From one Asterias amurensis chromosome 10, ASM3211899v1 genomic stretch:
- the LOC139942625 gene encoding uncharacterized protein — MYQHVLQILYNAPFKVSQETENSFFHANVHTLQEASSLPRNTRISVKGTIQTVSPVKQGASYQLQFCDIQDDNNKKVRVNLWGDKCQHNIPDPGTSVLIENVVTTVYQDNMVLTATPETAFLESKVPSTSDNVTIISISEKRGDVTFFDQQDKEYVTTLDIVSTNIHCKTIKDIVPLLPLPVTITMTTKAGKNIVTTITVDDRSEDNFNDPLHE; from the exons ATGTATCAACATGTTCTACAA ATCCTTTACAACGCTCCATTTAAAGTATCGCAAGAAACCGAAAACTCTTTCTTTCATGCCAACGTCCACACACTGCAAGAGGCAAGTTCACTACCAAGGAACACAAGAATCAGTGTCAAAGGCACTATTCAAACA GTGTCCCCTGTCAAACAAGGTGCATCATACCAACTACAATTTTGTGACATACAagatgacaacaacaaaaaggtaCGGGTAAACCTGTGGGGGGATAAGTGCCAACACAACATCCCAGATCCTGGGACTTCTGTGTTAATTGAAAATGTTGTTACAACTGTCTACCAAGACAACATGGTTCTCACTGCAACACCAGAAACCGCCTTTTTG GAATCAAAAGTGCCTAGTACCTCGGACAACGTCACCATCATTTCAATCAGCGAGAAAAG GGGTGATGTCACATTCTTCGACCAACAAGACAAGGAGTATGTTACTACATTAGATATTGTCTCTACTAACATCCACTGCAAAACCATCAAGGACATCGTTCCTCTCTTGCCTCTTCCAGTAACAATCACCATGACAACGAAAGCGGGAAAGAACATCGTCACGACAATTACTGTTGATGACAG GTCTGAAGACAACTTCAACGATCCCCTACATGAGTAA
- the LOC139942626 gene encoding uncharacterized protein, which translates to MVKLHIFIFITQRPAGPNVNWRMYEDFGTEYKTELKQNVLNLGSCGLHIVNGAFVTGAVAADWDVESFLSSLFYLFKDSPARREDFQKNTGCSDMPLRFCKTRWLENVPPAERAIEIWESVIKYVKAVEGKKIPKPTNKSYEVVQKCSKVVLFPARLHFFLSVAKMVNPYLTDYQTDKPMMPFMADDLTRVLSSIMKRFLKLDKATVNSAYNLIKVEVDSESIQRPVSTIDIGFHASKLVQALKVKKKISERQALEFNMDAKKFLSTMTKKLIERCPLKYSLVRNLSCLDPKQMVKNKDGATSKMKRVMSVLHDAKRVEDHDIDDVVRQYAEACDSAASDPAMANFDKQTERLDVVLYTFFTSKPAFSSLWETVRMLLILSHGQASIERGFSVNKHVEEDNMLEQSLISLRAVFDHIKYVGGIKNISLTNKLIVNAAAGRQRYYQYLDEKKRENEKAKKDNKRKEAVDQLEELKAKRVRLQNDVKSLQKSADEYADKAEARGQITLITKSNSLRRTAKDKSASIEQLDRQIETQLNAMRNS; encoded by the exons ATGG TGAAAttgcacatttttatttttattacacaACGACCGGCTGGACCAAATGTGAATTGGCGCATGTATGAGGACTTTGGTACTGAATATAAAACTGAACTGAAGCAAAATGTACTAAACCTTGGATCATGTGGTTTGCACATTGTCAATGGCGCCTTTGTTACAGGAGCAGTAGCAGCAGATTGGGATGTAGAAAGTTTTCTGTCGTCATTGTTCTATCTCTTCAAAGATTCCCCAGCAAGAAGAGAAGACTTTCAGAAGAATACTGGCTGTAGTGACATGCCTCTTAGATTCTGCAAGACTAGGTGGCTAGAAAATGTTCCCCCGGCTGAGAGGGCCATTGAGATCTGGGAGTCTGTAATAAAGTATGTAAAAGCAGTGGAAGGGAAGAAAATTCCCAAACCCACAAACAAGTCATATGAGGTTGTACAGAAGTGTTCAAAAGTTGTGCTGTTTCCTGCTAGACTTCACTTCTTCTTGTCAGTGGCAAAGATGGTGAACCCATACCTGACTGATTATCAAACAGACAAACCCATGATGCCATTTATGGCAGATGACCTAACCAGAGTGTTATCCAGTATCATGAAGAGGTTTCTGAAACTAGACAAAGCAACAGTGAATTCAGCTTACAATTTGATCAAGGTTGAAGTAGATAGTGAAAGCATTCAGCGGCCTGTTAGCACCATAGATATCGGATTTCATGCATCCAAGCTTGTCCAAGCGTTGAAGGTAAAGAAGAAGATCAGTGAAAGGCAGGCATTAGAGTTCAACATGGACGCAAAGAAGTTTCTTTCGACTATGACTAAAAAACTCATTGAAAGATGTCCGTTGAAGTATTCGCTAGTGAGGAATCTCTCATGTCTAGACCCAAAGCAAATGGTCAAGAACAAGGATGGAGCAACTTCAAAGATGAAACGTGTGATGTCTGTACTGCATGATGCTAAAAGGGTTGAAGATCATGACATAGATGATGTAGTCAGGCAGTATGCAGAGGCGTGTGACTCTGCAGCCAGTGACCCTGCCATGGCAAACTTTGACAAGCAGACAGAGAGACTGGACGTAGTGCTCTACACCTTTTTCACAAGCAAGCCAGCATTCAGTAGTCTTTGGGAGACAGTAAGAATGTTACTGATTCTGTCCCATGGTCAAGCCTCAATTGAAAGAGGATTCTCAGTTAACAAGCATGTTGAAGAGGATAATATGCTAGAACAGTCTCTAATCAGCTTGAGAGCAGTGTTTGACCATATCAAATATGTTGGCGGGATCAAAAACATTTCTCTTACAAACAAGTTGATTGTAAATGCAGCAGCTGGAAGGCAAAGGTACTATCAGTATCTTGATGAAAAGAAGAGGGAGAACGAGAAAGCTAAGAAAGATAATAAGAGGAAGGAAGCAGTTGATCAATTAGAGGAACTCAAAGCAAAGAGAGTCCGACTACAGAATGATGTGAAAAGCCTCCAAAAATCAGCAGATGAATATGCTGACAAAGCAGAGGCAAGAGGTCAGATAACACTTATAACAAAGAGCAACAGTTTGCGACGGACTGCTAAAGACAAAAGTGCATCCATAGAACAGTTGGATAGACAGATTGAAACTCAGCTGAATGCCATGAGGAATTCATAG